In Candidatus Binatia bacterium, a single genomic region encodes these proteins:
- a CDS encoding 5-formyltetrahydrofolate cyclo-ligase — MTKEDIRQRVRTRLMLAGVARFPGVDARIPNFVGSDRAAQLLCELPMWKRAKAIKINSDAPQLPIRRAALREGKIVYLAMPRLRSERCFVELDPNRLGAKIFRVGSITGAMQFGRLIAPHEMCPVDLVVCGSVAVNRQGARLGRGGGYGDLEYALLRSEGKIREYTPILTTIHPAQIIDDRLPMRGHDIPVDFVITPDQVIAAPSLHPRPRGVIWEILQEEKILSIPLLRKGRRAARSTPAPRQL, encoded by the coding sequence ATGACGAAAGAGGACATTCGCCAGAGGGTGCGCACGCGGCTCATGCTCGCCGGCGTGGCACGCTTTCCAGGGGTTGATGCGCGCATCCCCAACTTCGTTGGCTCCGATCGCGCCGCACAATTGCTGTGCGAGCTCCCTATGTGGAAACGCGCCAAGGCCATTAAGATCAACTCGGATGCGCCACAGCTTCCCATCCGGCGCGCGGCGTTGCGCGAGGGCAAGATCGTCTACCTGGCAATGCCGCGACTGCGCAGCGAGCGTTGCTTCGTCGAGTTGGACCCGAACCGACTGGGCGCGAAGATCTTTCGTGTGGGTAGCATCACGGGCGCCATGCAGTTCGGCCGCTTGATCGCACCGCACGAGATGTGCCCCGTCGACCTGGTCGTCTGCGGATCCGTAGCCGTGAACCGCCAAGGTGCACGCCTGGGCCGGGGCGGCGGCTACGGCGACCTGGAGTACGCGCTTTTGCGCAGTGAGGGAAAGATCCGGGAGTACACGCCGATTCTCACCACCATCCACCCGGCGCAAATTATCGACGACCGGCTGCCCATGCGCGGGCACGACATCCCCGTCGATTTCGTCATCACTCCGGATCAAGTGATCGCGGCGCCGAGCCTGCATCCGCGCCCGCGTGGCGTAATCTGGGAGATCCTGCAGGAGGAGAAGATCCTCTCGATTCCTCTGTTGCGTAAAGGTAGGCGCGCAGCGCGCAGCACGCCCGCACCTCGTCAGCTCTGA
- a CDS encoding ATP-binding protein — MKCKRCQSKAEVQIRHGNSAFCRGCFIFCFQRQVQRAVEKEKMFTRDEEVLVAVSGGKDSLALWDALNDLGYRTTGMHLALGIGSYSHISTQKTEAFADNRGLRLITARLEDDGLAVPTVTANTHRPACAACGTLKRHYFDRLAFEHGFPVLATGHNLDDEAARLLGNVLHWQVRHLGKQRPVLESTHERFVRKVKPLFRLSEYESAVYAFFRGIDYVVAECPNSVGATQLIHKEALNRLEAAMPGTKLSFVQEFLRVGRPAFSGHVDGTPGSCERCGMPAFGSSCAFCRLIREVETKRQRRTSTSTASENH; from the coding sequence ATGAAGTGTAAACGCTGCCAGTCCAAGGCCGAAGTGCAGATCCGGCACGGCAACTCCGCCTTCTGCCGCGGCTGTTTCATCTTTTGTTTCCAACGGCAGGTTCAGCGCGCCGTCGAAAAGGAGAAGATGTTCACTCGCGACGAGGAAGTGCTGGTGGCCGTTTCCGGAGGTAAGGACAGTCTCGCCCTCTGGGATGCCCTGAACGACCTTGGCTATCGCACCACAGGCATGCACCTGGCGCTTGGGATTGGATCCTATTCGCACATCTCAACGCAGAAAACGGAGGCCTTTGCCGATAACCGAGGGTTGCGCTTGATCACGGCGCGTCTGGAGGACGACGGGCTGGCGGTCCCAACGGTGACGGCCAACACGCACCGCCCGGCATGCGCCGCGTGCGGCACCCTCAAGCGCCACTACTTCGACCGTCTCGCTTTCGAACATGGCTTTCCGGTGCTTGCAACCGGGCACAACCTCGACGACGAGGCCGCCCGGCTGCTGGGCAACGTGCTACACTGGCAGGTGCGCCATCTCGGTAAGCAGCGCCCGGTGCTGGAATCGACGCACGAGCGCTTTGTCCGTAAGGTCAAGCCGCTGTTTCGGCTGAGCGAATATGAATCGGCGGTGTACGCATTCTTTCGCGGCATCGACTACGTCGTCGCGGAGTGCCCGAACAGCGTTGGGGCAACGCAGTTGATTCACAAGGAGGCGTTGAACCGTCTGGAAGCGGCGATGCCGGGGACGAAACTCAGCTTCGTGCAGGAATTCCTCCGAGTCGGAAGGCCGGCATTTTCGGGTCACGTTGATGGAACGCCGGGTTCGTGCGAACGATGCGGGATGCCGGCATTCGGTTCCTCGTGCGCCTTCTGCCGGTTGATCCGCGAAGTCGAAACCAAGCGGCAGCGGCGCACCAGCACCTCCACGGCAAGCGAAAACCACTGA
- a CDS encoding antibiotic biosynthesis monooxygenase, translating into MKRPIAELLTMEHNAGAESARTQYDREIWQILRRKQGYVTHRIYQDLTEPRHLLVYSEWESKKALDGARQHLQGTPLMRRARAALSAAPPRLIVEIGGPVTSTKGLALPDGAVAARILIHLVSNGDKWHGQEEKLWRTLSNQTGHLASIVFRGFEEPLLVGSFSHWVDADAFERARVHFDEVVTLGGAEPPSQQLEYRLYRPLRD; encoded by the coding sequence ATGAAGAGACCGATCGCTGAATTGCTGACGATGGAACACAACGCCGGCGCGGAGTCAGCGCGGACGCAGTACGACCGCGAAATCTGGCAGATTCTCCGGCGCAAACAAGGTTATGTCACCCACCGCATATACCAGGACCTCACGGAGCCACGCCACCTGCTGGTCTACTCCGAGTGGGAAAGCAAGAAGGCCCTCGACGGCGCCCGCCAGCACCTGCAAGGGACGCCGTTAATGCGACGGGCCCGTGCAGCGCTGAGCGCCGCACCACCCCGACTGATCGTGGAGATTGGAGGACCCGTCACCTCCACGAAGGGGCTCGCTCTTCCGGATGGCGCGGTGGCCGCCCGTATCCTCATCCACCTAGTCAGTAACGGCGACAAGTGGCACGGGCAGGAAGAGAAGTTGTGGCGCACGCTTTCCAACCAAACGGGCCACCTCGCCAGCATTGTGTTTCGCGGGTTCGAAGAGCCCTTGTTGGTGGGGTCGTTCTCACACTGGGTCGACGCCGATGCCTTCGAGCGGGCGCGCGTGCACTTCGACGAAGTCGTTACGCTGGGTGGCGCCGAGCCACCCTCTCAACAGTTGGAGTACCGCCTGTACCGACCTCTCCGTGATTAG
- a CDS encoding tRNA (adenine-N1)-methyltransferase, with protein MERPESGQLRAGDSVLFIDSKEREYLRVLRAGARVHIRGGMIQADHLIGLEEGRIVYSTAKEPFLVLRPSFAQLIPNLPRRAQVIYPKDIGPILLWGDIYPGATVIEIGAGPGALSMALLRAVGPQGRVISYEARADFAEMAQDNVRQFYGTAPNWTVKVADAFAGLEERGVDRMTVDLAEPWRLLPAAAEALRSGGLIVGYLPTVMQVKQFVDGLRDHGGFAAIQSFETLVRFWHIKNLSVRPEHRMIGHTGFIVIARRVSESSMQNRVDSQAGL; from the coding sequence ATGGAGCGACCGGAAAGCGGCCAGCTACGAGCCGGCGATAGCGTCCTGTTCATCGACTCAAAAGAACGCGAGTACTTGCGCGTGCTGCGCGCCGGCGCTCGCGTGCATATCCGCGGGGGGATGATACAGGCGGACCATCTGATCGGACTTGAGGAAGGTCGCATCGTCTATAGTACGGCAAAAGAGCCGTTCCTCGTGCTGCGCCCAAGCTTTGCGCAGCTCATTCCCAACTTGCCACGCCGCGCGCAAGTCATCTATCCGAAGGATATCGGCCCGATCCTGCTCTGGGGTGACATCTATCCAGGTGCGACGGTGATCGAGATCGGCGCCGGTCCGGGGGCGCTGAGCATGGCATTGCTACGTGCGGTCGGTCCGCAAGGGCGCGTCATCTCCTACGAGGCGCGCGCTGATTTCGCGGAAATGGCGCAGGACAACGTGCGGCAGTTCTATGGCACGGCCCCCAATTGGACCGTAAAGGTGGCTGATGCTTTCGCCGGCCTCGAGGAACGCGGGGTGGATCGCATGACCGTGGACCTCGCCGAACCCTGGCGGCTCCTGCCCGCAGCAGCGGAGGCGCTGCGCAGCGGAGGGCTCATCGTGGGCTACCTACCAACCGTCATGCAGGTCAAACAGTTTGTCGACGGCCTGCGAGATCACGGCGGTTTTGCAGCGATCCAATCATTCGAGACCCTGGTCCGCTTCTGGCACATCAAGAACCTCAGCGTTCGCCCCGAGCACCGCATGATTGGTCACACCGGTTTCATCGTCATCGCTCGGCGCGTAAGCGAGTCCTCCATGCAGAATCGCGTTGACTCACAGGCGGGCTTGTAG
- a CDS encoding MoaD/ThiS family protein, whose translation MQITLLPQHKQIELDGRRRVADILRDLGFLPGTVMVIRGNELVCDREFIEADDAIEIRNVISGG comes from the coding sequence ATGCAAATCACGTTATTGCCCCAGCACAAGCAGATTGAGCTGGACGGACGCCGTCGCGTCGCGGACATTTTGCGGGATTTGGGGTTTCTGCCTGGAACCGTCATGGTCATCCGCGGCAATGAGCTAGTGTGCGACAGGGAGTTCATCGAGGCGGACGACGCGATAGAGATTCGGAACGTCATCTCTGGTGGGTAA